The following proteins come from a genomic window of Achromobacter sp. AONIH1:
- a CDS encoding LysR family transcriptional regulator yields the protein MNLAAIDLNLLVAFEALYDTRNVTLAGQRIHRAQPSVSSALGRLRRLFQDELFLRTAEGMQPTPKADALMPAVSAALDQIRQALAQGAPFDPGSAQGRRFTIAASDYADVVIVPHIVAALRRDAPGADLRVARLDRAQLYEQLDNGSVDLAIGGHLAPPKRMLSERLYDESFVCIADQRHPALRGRKLDLERYLALPHALFTPSDDGSARGVVDASLARLGRKRRVACTFAHIVALPHAVRGTDLIATLARRAAARLAGDGLTLRPLPAEVDPGPFSIDMVCSRRAPGDAALAWLQQRVRDAALRLRD from the coding sequence ATGAATCTCGCTGCCATAGACCTGAACCTGCTGGTCGCCTTCGAGGCCCTGTACGACACCCGCAACGTCACGCTGGCCGGCCAGCGCATCCATCGCGCCCAGCCTTCCGTGAGCAGCGCGCTGGGGCGGCTGCGGCGGCTGTTCCAGGACGAGCTGTTCCTGCGCACGGCCGAGGGCATGCAGCCCACGCCCAAGGCCGACGCGCTGATGCCCGCCGTCAGCGCGGCGCTGGACCAGATCCGGCAGGCGCTGGCGCAGGGCGCGCCCTTCGATCCGGGCTCGGCGCAGGGCCGCCGCTTCACCATTGCCGCCAGTGATTACGCCGATGTGGTCATCGTGCCGCACATCGTCGCCGCGCTGCGGCGCGACGCGCCCGGGGCGGACCTGCGCGTGGCGCGGCTGGACCGCGCCCAGCTCTATGAACAATTGGACAATGGCAGCGTGGACCTGGCCATTGGCGGCCATCTGGCACCGCCCAAGCGCATGCTGTCCGAACGCCTGTACGACGAGAGCTTCGTCTGCATCGCCGACCAGCGCCATCCGGCGCTGCGCGGCCGCAAGCTGGACCTGGAACGCTATCTGGCCCTGCCCCACGCCCTGTTCACGCCCAGCGACGACGGCTCGGCGCGCGGCGTGGTCGACGCCAGCCTGGCGCGCCTGGGCCGCAAGCGGCGCGTGGCCTGCACCTTCGCGCACATCGTGGCGCTGCCGCACGCGGTGCGGGGCACCGACCTGATCGCCACGCTGGCGCGCCGCGCCGCCGCGCGGCTGGCCGGCGACGGGCTCACGCTGCGGCCGCTGCCGGCCGAGGTGGACCCCGGTCCCTTCTCCATCGACATGGTGTGCAGCCGGCGCGCGCCCGGCGACGCCGCGCTGGCCTGGCTGCAACAGCGGGTCCGCGACGCCGCGCTGCGCTTGCGGGACTAG
- the pcp gene encoding pyroglutamyl-peptidase I, with translation MPTVLLTGIEPFDGETINPSWEAARRLDGAVIGGATVVARQLPCVLSEVLDRLHGALEETRPDLVVCLGQASGRSDVSVERVAINLVDARIPDNAGRQPIDEPVIAGGPGAYFSTLPVKAIVRALRQAGVPASASLTAGTYNCNAIFYGLSHYIATRRPELRGGFVHVPYLPEMAAAHPGQPSMALDTLVAGVRLLIATALEVRTDIRVVGGAVN, from the coding sequence ATGCCCACCGTGCTGCTCACCGGTATCGAACCCTTCGACGGGGAAACCATCAACCCTTCCTGGGAGGCGGCGCGCCGGCTCGACGGCGCCGTCATCGGCGGCGCCACGGTGGTTGCTCGCCAGCTGCCTTGCGTGTTGAGCGAGGTGCTGGACCGGCTGCACGGCGCGCTGGAAGAGACGCGGCCGGACCTGGTGGTGTGCCTGGGCCAGGCCAGCGGCCGGTCCGACGTGTCGGTCGAGCGGGTGGCCATCAACCTGGTGGACGCGCGGATTCCCGACAATGCCGGCCGCCAGCCCATTGACGAGCCGGTGATCGCCGGCGGTCCGGGCGCGTACTTCTCGACGCTGCCGGTCAAGGCCATCGTGCGCGCGCTGCGCCAGGCCGGCGTGCCGGCTTCGGCCTCGCTGACGGCGGGCACCTACAACTGCAACGCCATCTTCTACGGTCTTTCGCACTACATCGCCACCCGGCGGCCCGAGCTGCGCGGCGGCTTCGTGCACGTGCCGTACCTGCCGGAAATGGCGGCCGCGCATCCCGGTCAGCCCAGCATGGCGCTGGATACGCTGGTGGCCGGCGTGCGGCTGCTGATCGCCACCGCGCTGGAGGTGCGCACCGACATCCGCGTCGTCGGCGGCGCGGTCAACTGA
- a CDS encoding alpha/beta fold hydrolase, whose product MSKGYADAAAFELDGAPFRHARVEVDGLGYHVVEGGEGPALILLAGFPQSWYAWRRVMPLLAPHFRVYAVDLPGQGDSDKPLDGYDTRTAGERLRALFHTLGLTRYALAGHDIGAWIAYPYAARHADEVERVVLLDANIPGVTLKPAIELGPDNWKSWHFLFNSVPDLPEALLQGRERILIEWFFSRKTANKPGVFSAADIDEYERVYQTLGGLRGMLGYYRAAHQDALQNRELRDAPLTVPVLALGGDRGSAPNLYEALKPLARDLQGGVLSDCGHYIPEEQPRELARRMLAFLRG is encoded by the coding sequence ATGAGCAAGGGATATGCGGACGCGGCCGCGTTCGAGCTGGACGGCGCGCCGTTCCGTCATGCGCGGGTCGAGGTGGACGGGCTGGGCTATCACGTGGTGGAGGGCGGCGAGGGTCCGGCGCTGATCCTGCTGGCCGGTTTTCCGCAGAGCTGGTACGCGTGGCGGCGGGTGATGCCGCTGCTGGCGCCGCACTTCCGCGTGTACGCGGTGGACCTGCCGGGCCAGGGCGATTCCGACAAGCCGCTGGACGGCTATGACACGCGCACCGCCGGCGAGCGGCTGCGCGCCTTGTTCCACACGCTGGGACTGACGCGCTATGCGCTCGCCGGCCACGATATCGGCGCCTGGATCGCCTATCCGTATGCCGCGCGCCATGCCGACGAGGTGGAGCGGGTGGTGCTGCTGGACGCCAACATTCCCGGCGTGACGCTCAAGCCCGCCATCGAGCTGGGGCCGGACAACTGGAAGAGCTGGCACTTCCTGTTCAACTCGGTGCCGGATCTGCCCGAGGCGCTGCTGCAGGGGCGCGAGCGCATCCTGATCGAGTGGTTCTTCAGCCGCAAGACGGCCAACAAGCCCGGCGTGTTCAGCGCCGCCGACATCGACGAGTACGAGCGCGTCTACCAGACGCTGGGCGGCCTGCGCGGCATGCTGGGCTACTACCGGGCGGCGCACCAGGACGCCTTGCAGAACCGCGAGCTGCGCGACGCGCCGTTGACGGTGCCGGTGCTGGCGCTGGGCGGCGACCGGGGCAGCGCGCCCAATCTGTACGAGGCGTTGAAACCGCTGGCGCGCGACCTGCAGGGCGGGGTGTTGAGCGACTGCGGCCATTACATACCGGAAGAACAGCCGCGCGAGCTGGCGCGCAGGATGCTGGCGTTCCTGCGGGGATAG
- a CDS encoding PhoX family phosphatase, whose amino-acid sequence MSTPDLDDIPSNASTAPHFNDVVSRVLSRRGFLKAGLGAGAVGFMGAGLTACGSDDDDDSPAKPTTPGKPTPEQPKPVDLNFKAVPVSTADTVVVPEGYQYAVLNRWGDPLFAGAPAFKADASNGGADQARQIGYNHDGMHFFPIDGTDSATGSSVEGLMVTNHEYTTPEYFYPVGVVPGNAQWNLDWVRKSQHAHGVSVLHIRLNNGKWEPVLDSPFNRSVNANVAMQLVGPAAGSRLVKTNADPSGTRCFGTFGNCGNGYTLWNTYLTCEENFTDYFGISNAAPASVNYPDTEYQRHMERYKGTGKTSSSSYRWDYFDDRFNWSIEPNEYNRCGWIVEIDPFDPNSTPKKLTALGRFKHENAAMTLADDKRVVVYMGDDQASEYIYKFVSDGKYDPARPALNRLLLDKGTLYVARFLDGAAQGDAMGVGEWIPLKLDTPALAGGTLGALFNQDMGELLVKTRQAADAVGATPMDRPEWITTHPVTREAYVTLTNNSSRGSGNDRYPGTKHPGPNDANPRANNVYGQIVRWREKSGDPASLSFEWDIFVLAGNPTLYPRTDLRSGSANVTAENTFNSPDGLAFDKRGLLWIETDGNYSNTGAYAGQGNNQMLVANTGSKEIRRFMTGPVGCEVTGLTWTPDLKYLFINIQHPGEGPSVTDAQNNPLIASKWPDGASATRPRPATVVIWKQDGTAVGS is encoded by the coding sequence ATGAGCACTCCGGATCTGGACGACATCCCGTCCAACGCGTCCACCGCCCCCCATTTCAACGACGTGGTGAGCCGCGTGCTGTCGCGCCGCGGCTTCCTGAAGGCCGGTCTGGGCGCCGGCGCGGTCGGCTTCATGGGCGCGGGCCTGACCGCCTGTGGCAGCGATGACGATGATGATTCTCCCGCCAAGCCCACGACGCCGGGCAAGCCCACGCCGGAGCAGCCCAAGCCGGTCGACCTGAACTTCAAGGCCGTGCCCGTGAGCACGGCCGACACCGTCGTGGTGCCCGAGGGCTACCAGTACGCCGTGCTCAACCGCTGGGGCGATCCGCTGTTCGCCGGCGCGCCCGCCTTCAAGGCCGACGCCAGCAACGGCGGCGCCGATCAGGCGCGCCAGATCGGCTACAACCATGACGGCATGCACTTCTTCCCCATCGACGGCACCGACAGCGCCACGGGCAGCAGCGTCGAAGGCCTGATGGTCACCAACCACGAATACACCACGCCGGAGTACTTCTACCCCGTGGGCGTGGTGCCGGGCAACGCCCAGTGGAACCTGGACTGGGTGCGCAAGTCGCAGCACGCGCATGGCGTGTCGGTGCTGCACATCCGCCTGAACAACGGCAAGTGGGAGCCGGTGCTGGATTCGCCGTTCAACCGCAGCGTCAACGCCAATGTCGCCATGCAACTGGTCGGCCCGGCCGCCGGCAGCCGCCTGGTCAAGACCAACGCGGACCCGTCCGGCACGCGCTGCTTCGGCACCTTCGGCAACTGCGGCAATGGCTACACGCTGTGGAACACCTACCTCACCTGTGAAGAGAACTTCACCGACTACTTCGGCATCAGCAACGCCGCGCCCGCCTCGGTGAACTACCCCGACACCGAGTACCAGCGCCACATGGAGCGCTACAAGGGCACGGGCAAGACCTCCAGCAGCTCGTACCGCTGGGACTACTTCGACGACCGCTTCAACTGGTCGATCGAGCCCAACGAATACAACCGCTGCGGCTGGATCGTGGAGATCGACCCGTTCGATCCGAACTCCACGCCCAAGAAGCTGACCGCGCTGGGCCGCTTCAAGCACGAAAACGCCGCCATGACGCTGGCCGACGACAAGCGCGTCGTGGTCTACATGGGCGACGACCAGGCCAGCGAGTACATCTACAAGTTCGTCTCCGACGGCAAGTACGACCCGGCCCGCCCGGCGCTGAACCGCCTGCTGCTGGACAAGGGCACGCTGTACGTGGCGCGCTTCCTGGACGGCGCCGCGCAGGGCGACGCCATGGGCGTGGGCGAATGGATCCCGCTCAAGCTGGACACTCCGGCGCTGGCCGGCGGCACGCTGGGCGCGCTGTTCAACCAGGACATGGGCGAACTGCTGGTCAAGACCCGCCAGGCGGCCGACGCCGTGGGCGCCACGCCGATGGACCGTCCCGAGTGGATCACCACCCACCCGGTGACGCGCGAGGCCTACGTCACGCTGACCAACAACAGCTCGCGCGGCAGCGGCAACGACCGTTACCCTGGCACCAAGCACCCCGGCCCGAACGACGCCAATCCGCGCGCCAACAACGTCTACGGCCAGATCGTGCGCTGGCGCGAAAAGAGCGGCGACCCGGCTTCGCTGAGTTTCGAATGGGACATCTTCGTGCTGGCCGGCAACCCCACGCTGTATCCGCGCACCGACCTGCGCAGCGGCTCGGCCAACGTCACCGCCGAGAACACCTTCAACAGCCCCGACGGCCTGGCTTTCGACAAGCGCGGCCTGCTGTGGATCGAGACCGACGGCAACTACTCCAACACCGGCGCCTACGCCGGCCAGGGCAACAACCAGATGCTGGTCGCCAACACGGGCAGCAAGGAAATCCGCCGCTTCATGACCGGCCCGGTCGGCTGCGAAGTGACGGGCCTGACCTGGACGCCGGACCTGAAGTACCTGTTCATCAACATCCAGCACCCAGGCGAAGGCCCGAGCGTGACGGATGCGCAGAACAATCCGCTGATCGCCTCGAAATGGCCGGACGGCGCCAGCGCCACCCGGCCGCGTCCGGCCACGGTGGTGATCTGGAAGCAGGACGGCACGGCGGTGGGCAGCTGA
- a CDS encoding helix-turn-helix domain-containing GNAT family N-acetyltransferase, giving the protein MSTDPSLVEDIRAASRSMVRELGFMQSTLAASGHSASAVHTLLEIDARGAMTAAQLAPFLGLDKSSISRMLAKLIEAGELEEAVAGDDARVKQLSLTRAGKRKVDQIHAYGRMQVNTAMARLNPSQRQAVAQGLGAYAQALQACRENDEAFRPGASNPITIHAGYQPGMIGRITEMHAAFYARHAGFGQFFESQVATGVAEFAGRLNQTGNHVWLALLNDRIVGSVAIDGQDLGNNHAHLRWFILDDGCRGSGVGRQLLAEAVAYCDRLGFAATRLWTFKGLDAARKLYESVGFQLVREEAGEQWGSTVTEQQFIRPAPLS; this is encoded by the coding sequence ATGAGCACCGACCCATCCCTCGTCGAAGACATCCGCGCCGCGTCCCGCAGCATGGTCCGCGAACTCGGCTTCATGCAGTCCACGCTGGCGGCCAGCGGCCATTCCGCCTCGGCGGTGCACACGCTGCTGGAGATCGACGCGCGCGGCGCCATGACGGCGGCGCAGCTCGCGCCCTTCCTGGGCCTGGACAAGTCCAGCATCAGCCGCATGCTGGCCAAGCTGATCGAGGCCGGCGAGCTGGAGGAAGCCGTGGCCGGCGACGACGCCCGCGTCAAGCAGCTGTCGCTGACCCGGGCCGGCAAGCGCAAGGTGGACCAGATCCACGCCTATGGCCGGATGCAGGTCAACACCGCGATGGCGCGGCTCAATCCCTCGCAGCGCCAGGCCGTGGCCCAGGGTCTGGGCGCCTATGCCCAGGCCTTGCAGGCCTGCCGCGAAAACGACGAGGCGTTCCGGCCCGGCGCATCCAATCCGATCACGATCCACGCCGGCTACCAGCCCGGCATGATCGGCCGCATCACCGAGATGCACGCCGCGTTCTACGCGCGCCACGCGGGCTTCGGCCAGTTCTTCGAAAGCCAGGTCGCGACCGGCGTGGCCGAATTCGCCGGCCGGCTCAACCAGACCGGCAACCATGTCTGGCTGGCGCTGCTGAACGACCGCATCGTCGGCTCGGTCGCCATCGACGGCCAGGACCTGGGCAACAACCACGCGCACCTGCGCTGGTTCATCCTGGACGACGGCTGTCGCGGCAGCGGCGTGGGCCGCCAGCTGTTGGCCGAGGCCGTGGCCTACTGCGACCGGCTCGGCTTCGCCGCCACCCGGCTCTGGACCTTCAAGGGACTCGATGCGGCCCGCAAGCTGTATGAATCGGTCGGCTTCCAGCTGGTGCGCGAGGAAGCCGGAGAGCAATGGGGTTCGACGGTCACAGAACAGCAGTTCATCCGCCCGGCCCCGCTGTCCTAA
- a CDS encoding LysR family transcriptional regulator has protein sequence MSHLDHLHTFIEAYRLSSFSRAAERLGMTQPAASLHIQALEAFVGKPLFLRRARGVTPTDAAHELARAVGPMLDGLQARLASYKLGGDLSGTLHIAGPADFIAARLADGLAPLMEQGLRIRVHTGNRERIYGLLGDASADLAVTASLPDERAHGYARLLTERFQLVLAPALAASLDKRALAAGLASLPLIAYDEDLPLVRPVWNAMFRLPPALQAAMTIPDLRIIQDLVIAGHGWSVLPDYLCAPALKAGRLAALAPRRAVAQRNDLYLVWNKGAMRNPRTVHARDAILRLFDST, from the coding sequence ATGAGCCACCTGGATCATCTGCATACCTTCATCGAGGCCTATCGGCTCTCATCTTTCTCGCGGGCCGCCGAACGCCTGGGCATGACCCAGCCGGCAGCGTCCCTGCACATCCAGGCGCTGGAAGCCTTCGTCGGCAAGCCGCTGTTCCTGCGGCGGGCGCGCGGCGTCACCCCCACCGACGCCGCCCATGAACTGGCGCGCGCCGTCGGCCCCATGCTCGACGGCTTGCAGGCCCGCCTGGCCAGCTACAAGCTGGGCGGTGACCTGTCCGGCACGCTGCACATCGCCGGCCCCGCCGACTTCATCGCCGCGCGGCTGGCCGACGGACTGGCGCCGCTCATGGAGCAAGGCCTGCGGATCCGCGTGCACACCGGCAACCGCGAACGCATCTACGGCCTGCTCGGCGACGCCAGCGCCGACCTGGCCGTCACCGCGTCCCTGCCCGACGAGCGCGCGCATGGCTACGCCAGACTGCTCACCGAGCGGTTCCAGCTGGTGCTCGCGCCCGCGCTGGCGGCCAGCCTGGACAAGCGCGCCCTGGCCGCCGGACTGGCATCGCTGCCCCTCATCGCCTACGACGAGGACCTGCCCCTGGTGCGACCTGTCTGGAACGCGATGTTCCGCCTGCCCCCCGCCTTGCAGGCGGCCATGACCATCCCGGACCTGCGCATCATCCAGGACCTGGTGATCGCGGGCCACGGCTGGTCCGTCCTGCCCGACTATCTGTGCGCGCCTGCCCTCAAGGCCGGCCGCCTGGCCGCCCTGGCCCCGCGCCGCGCGGTCGCACAGCGCAATGATCTGTACCTGGTCTGGAACAAGGGCGCGATGCGCAATCCGCGCACTGTCCACGCGCGCGACGCCATCCTGCGCCTGTTCGATTCCACCTGA